The DNA region ACTTCATCAAGCACTCCAACGCCGACATCGCCCTGATCCGCATCCCCCACGTGGACTTCTGGCACATGGTGAACAAGGTGGAGCTGCCCAGCTACAACGACCGCTACAACGACTACAACGAGTGGTGGGCCGTGGCCTGCGGATGGGGCGGCACCTACGACGGCAGCCCACTGCCCGACTGGCTTCAGTGCGTCGACATCCAGATTGTCCACAACGACGAGTGCAACTGGACCTACGGCAGCGTCGGCGACAACACCATCTGCACCCGCACCGTCGACGGCAAGTCCATCTGCGGAGGAGACTCCGGCGGTCCCCTGGTCACACACGACGGCAACAAGCTGGTGGGAGTCAGCAACTTCGTCTCCTCCAACGGCTGCCAGTCGGGTGCTCCCGCTGGATTCCAGCGCGTCACCTACCACCTGGACTGGATCCGCGACCACACTGGCATCTCTTACTAAACttcttaaataaatagatCATTACAAAAGCACATCCTCAAAAATTGTATTACGATGGGAGGAGAGATCCTTTTCCTTACATGGACTAAGTGAGAAATAAATATAGTAGgtaacaatatttatttaggaAACAGGAAACTAACAAAGTTATACTTATAGGCATAGATTTTAGTTAAAAGGAGTTTAGTTAGAAGGATTCGGTGTCGCCATACAGAGTCTATCCGTGTGAAACAGGATTTGTCGATAACAGCGGAAGTGAACaggatt from Drosophila subpulchrella strain 33 F10 #4 breed RU33 chromosome 2L, RU_Dsub_v1.1 Primary Assembly, whole genome shotgun sequence includes:
- the LOC119546829 gene encoding serine protease 1-like; amino-acid sequence: MKVFLAILALAVASAAAFEEKVFVKDLPKATKMEGRITNGYAAPEGKAPYTVGLGFSGGWWCGGSIIGNTWVLTAEHCIGDAASVIVYFGATWRTNAQYTHTVGNGDFIKHSNADIALIRIPHVDFWHMVNKVELPSYNDRYNDYNEWWAVACGWGGTYDGSPLPDWLQCVDIQIVHNDECNWTYGSVGDNTICTRTVDGKSICGGDSGGPLVTHDGNKLVGVSNFVSSNGCQSGAPAGFQRVTYHLDWIRDHTGISY